In Bufo gargarizans isolate SCDJY-AF-19 chromosome 5, ASM1485885v1, whole genome shotgun sequence, the following are encoded in one genomic region:
- the ANKMY2 gene encoding ankyrin repeat and MYND domain-containing protein 2, producing the protein MAPRKGELTEEEKQLVAVISKGNVQEAVTLLGSKDVRINCLDEHGMTPLMHAAYRGKVEMCKLLLQHGADVNCNEHEHGYTALMFACLSGKKKIVWMMLEAGADTDAINSVGRTAAQMAAFVGQHDCVTVINNFFPREKLDYYTKPQGLSKEPKLPVKLAGPLHKIITTTNLHPLKIIFLIKENPLLLEPEALKKCSAVLDLICEKCMKQRDMNEILAMKMHYISCIFQKCSSCLPENTLDPLIKSLLKGRDGDCFPIHQEKFIRESIRKFPYCEATLLQQLVRSIAPVEIGSDPTAFSVLTQAITGQVGFVDAEFCTTCGEKGADKRCSVCKLVIYCGQDCQKLHWFTHKKVCKILKEKREKQELEAAKEKKRQEKLAEKELSSTESSEVPEKVGGENEASKEKEPETPTEGDGASEETATSADPDPQEAAGQ; encoded by the exons GAAATGTCCAAGAAGCCGTCACACTATTGGGGAGCAAAGATGTTCGTATCAACTGTTTGGATGAG CATGGAATGACCCCCCTGATGCACGCGGCGTACAGGGGGAAGGTGGAGATGTGCAAACTGCTGTTACAGCACGGAGCGGACGTGAACTGCAATGAGCACGAGCACGGATACACGGCGCTGATGTTTGCTTGTCTGTCAG GGAAAAAGAAAATTGTCTGGATGATGCTAGAGGCCGGGGCCGACACCGACGCGATCAACTCCGTGGGCAGGACGGCCGCGCAAATGGCAGCTTTTGTAG GTCAGCACGACTGCGTCACCGTCATTAACAATTTCTTCCCACGTGAAAAGTTGGATTATTACACCAAACCGCAAGGACTAAGTAAAGAACCAAAGTTACCTGTAAAATTAGCTGGACCATTACACAAGATCATCACCACCACCAACCTCCACCCGCTGAAG atCATTTTCCTGATAAAAGAGAATCCGCTGCTGTTGGAGCCAGAAGCCCTGAAGAAGTGCAGCGCGGTGCTGGATCTGATCTGTGAGAAGTGCATGAAGCAGCGAGACATGAACGAGATCCTGGCCATGAAGATGCATTACATCAGCTGTATCTTCCAGAAGTGCAGCTCTTGCCTGCCTGAGAACACGCTGGACCCGCTCATTAAAAG CTTACTGAAGGGTCGAGATGGCGACTGTTTTCCCATTCACCAAGAAAAGTTCATCAGGGAAAGTATCCGTAAATTTCCATATTGTGAAGCCACGCTCCTCCAGCAACTGGTCCGAAGCATCGCTCCCGTGGAAATT GGTTCTGACCCCACGGCATTCTCCGTGCTGACACAAGCCATTACCGGCCAGGTGGGCTTTGTGGATGCCGAATTTTGCACTACGTGTGGAGAGAAAGGCGCAGATAAGCGGTGCTCTGTCTGCAAGCTG GTCATCTACTGCGGCCAGGACTGTCAGAAGCTTCACTGGTTCACCCACAAAAAAGTCTGTAAAATCTTGAAGGAGAAACGAGAGAAGCAAGAGCTGGAGGCGGCcaaagagaagaagaggcaggagaaGCTGGCCGAGAAAG AGCTTAGCTCTACTGAATCCAGTGAGGTGCCGGAGAAGGTCGGGGGTGAAAATGAAGCTTCCAAAGAAAAAGAGCCTGAGACGCCCACAGAGGGCGACGGAGCGTCAGAGGAGACTGCGACATCTGCTGATCCGGACCCCCAGGAGGCAGCCGGACAGTGA